The following are encoded in a window of Paenibacillus polymyxa genomic DNA:
- a CDS encoding MFS transporter, which translates to MKDRFAISMTNPQAVQQVDSRRWYALALILLPTLLISLNTYMMQVALPMMQADLHASFSEAQLIFTGYSLGLAVALILGGKLGDMYGRRRMLCIGVLGFTLMALLGGIVSHPMLIIMIRVLQGISAAMIQPQVLSIMQSSFLPREKGLVFAIYGAIIGVGFTLGLILGGFLVDWNLFGLGWRIIFFFNVPFGLLVLLFCPIISESYGRSVPNMDWAGAFLLLLGLLLFVYPLTTGQKQGWASWTWGCLLLSILVLVAFIVTQMGKEKKGGSPFIRLSIFRKRSFGAGILTVIVIYLSMFSFFFILNYYVQSGLKYNVRSTSMVFLPLGVGFFLTSLWSSRLVKRWGSKVLKSGMLIMGICSFLLIGSLHLDAFHLFHIQIIMILGVYGLGLGMATTPLAHVVLGAVSAKEAGTGSGLFTTFMYLANSLGVALIGFLFSSSLHHTLSEAKLSDYIRAFSISVAASGLLALAGLICISVCYKNET; encoded by the coding sequence ATGAAAGATCGTTTTGCCATATCTATGACTAATCCTCAAGCAGTACAGCAGGTAGACTCGCGTCGCTGGTACGCATTAGCTCTTATTTTACTTCCCACTTTGTTGATTTCATTGAATACCTATATGATGCAGGTTGCCCTTCCGATGATGCAGGCGGACCTGCACGCCAGCTTTTCGGAGGCACAGCTCATATTTACGGGCTATTCTCTGGGATTGGCTGTGGCCTTGATATTGGGTGGCAAACTAGGAGATATGTATGGTAGAAGACGCATGTTATGCATCGGGGTGTTGGGTTTTACATTGATGGCTTTGTTAGGAGGGATCGTATCGCACCCTATGTTAATCATTATGATCCGTGTGCTTCAAGGGATATCAGCTGCCATGATTCAACCTCAGGTTCTATCTATCATGCAAAGCAGCTTTCTTCCCAGAGAGAAAGGGCTGGTATTTGCGATTTATGGAGCTATCATTGGGGTTGGGTTTACACTTGGTTTAATTCTGGGTGGATTTTTGGTAGACTGGAACCTTTTTGGCCTGGGTTGGCGTATTATTTTCTTTTTTAATGTTCCCTTTGGGCTGTTAGTGTTACTCTTTTGTCCTATTATTTCGGAATCCTATGGCAGATCCGTGCCAAACATGGATTGGGCAGGGGCTTTTCTGTTGCTTCTTGGTTTATTGTTGTTTGTCTATCCGTTGACAACCGGACAAAAGCAGGGCTGGGCTTCATGGACATGGGGTTGTCTGCTGTTGTCCATTCTGGTTTTGGTTGCTTTTATAGTTACGCAAATGGGAAAAGAAAAGAAGGGAGGCTCGCCTTTTATTCGTCTATCTATATTTAGAAAGAGGTCATTCGGCGCAGGGATATTGACGGTAATTGTCATCTATCTTAGTATGTTTTCGTTCTTCTTTATTTTGAATTATTATGTACAATCCGGTTTGAAATACAATGTTCGATCCACAAGTATGGTCTTTTTACCGCTAGGTGTTGGCTTTTTTCTTACCTCATTATGGTCGTCTAGGCTGGTTAAGAGGTGGGGGAGCAAGGTGCTGAAATCAGGTATGCTAATCATGGGGATTTGTAGCTTTCTGCTCATTGGATCGTTACATCTAGATGCGTTCCACCTATTTCATATTCAAATTATCATGATACTAGGTGTATATGGTTTGGGTCTCGGAATGGCCACAACGCCACTGGCTCATGTCGTCCTGGGTGCTGTATCGGCTAAAGAGGCAGGAACGGGCTCAGGCTTGTTCACGACCTTTATGTACTTGGCTAATTCGTTGGGAGTCGCTTTGATCGGGTTCTTGTTCTCTTCCTCGCTTCATCACACGCTTTCAGAAGCTAAATTGTCAGATTATATTAGGGCATTCTCTATCTCTGTGGCGGCGAGTGGCCTTCTTGCCTTGGCTGGGCTCATTTGTATTTCAGTTTGTTACAAAAATGAAACATAA
- a CDS encoding helix-turn-helix transcriptional regulator, producing the protein MALNIWSADIHHLFDQFTELVDGRIHHKKWEQQLTLPPHMGKGSMTRTQIRPGMEIVVTDLTFEQNMKLHIQEACPLFELSYCLNGEIYCEWNGKESHTNRLTGNVLYLEDELVYEEKKAGVRHQMLEIRCSPQELFHYAGDIAEKHSMETWLQRYKGNIDSYADTPAMHKCVFDMIHCNYNGTMKRLYMESKAMDFIALFGEMDGHETRGTSHFISREDISKLQKAREFVILHFEHPLSIQALARKVGLNEFKLKKGFPHLFGMTIFEMVRKQRMEKALWYLEVEQLNIGETAFSIGYSNASNFTTTFRKYYGCNPSEYIKKIRNPDTFSNKS; encoded by the coding sequence TTGGCTTTGAATATATGGAGTGCAGACATTCATCATTTATTTGACCAATTCACGGAGCTTGTGGATGGTCGCATTCATCATAAAAAATGGGAGCAACAACTCACGCTTCCCCCGCATATGGGCAAGGGAAGCATGACACGCACACAGATTCGCCCAGGTATGGAAATCGTAGTCACGGATCTCACCTTTGAACAGAATATGAAGCTTCATATTCAGGAGGCTTGTCCTCTCTTTGAACTCAGCTATTGCTTAAACGGTGAAATATACTGTGAATGGAACGGCAAAGAAAGTCATACCAATCGCTTGACCGGGAATGTTTTATATTTAGAGGATGAACTGGTTTATGAGGAAAAGAAGGCAGGAGTTCGCCATCAAATGCTGGAAATACGATGTTCTCCACAAGAGCTTTTTCATTATGCCGGAGATATCGCAGAAAAGCATAGCATGGAAACATGGCTGCAGCGTTACAAGGGAAATATTGACTCTTATGCGGATACGCCAGCCATGCATAAGTGTGTTTTTGACATGATACATTGCAACTACAATGGGACGATGAAACGGTTATACATGGAAAGCAAGGCAATGGATTTTATTGCATTATTTGGGGAGATGGATGGACATGAAACAAGGGGGACAAGCCATTTTATAAGTCGTGAAGATATATCCAAGCTCCAAAAGGCTCGTGAATTCGTCATTCTTCATTTTGAACATCCCCTGTCTATTCAAGCGCTGGCTCGAAAGGTTGGGCTTAATGAATTCAAGCTAAAGAAGGGATTCCCCCATTTATTCGGAATGACTATTTTTGAAATGGTGCGTAAGCAAAGAATGGAAAAAGCACTCTGGTACTTGGAAGTTGAACAATTAAACATTGGAGAGACTGCCTTTTCAATTGGGTACAGCAACGCCAGCAATTTTACGACAACCTTTCGAAAGTATTATGGTTGTAATCCTAGCGAATATATCAAGAAAATACGTAACCCAGATACATTTTCGAATAAATCTTAA
- a CDS encoding GNAT family N-acetyltransferase, giving the protein MLTREMLRLGLPELYARRVRLRQLRTEDYPALERILSDPLVIQYVNRIRKPVNTRMRRLVAQIKISADSLDSLHFAVEWHQRNTGESNLLGESNELTSSPLLGIVSFQQWNERTGEAQLGYILDRPFWGQGLATEVVGEMLNFGFGSLKLKRIESRCQEDNQASMRVLIKNKMRLLRTIGAYDPSGEVPSVLVFSMNQGDYA; this is encoded by the coding sequence GTGCTGACCAGAGAAATGCTTCGTCTTGGGCTACCGGAGCTTTACGCCCGCCGAGTCCGATTGCGCCAGCTAAGAACGGAGGATTATCCCGCGCTGGAACGGATTCTATCCGATCCATTGGTGATCCAATATGTGAATCGAATTCGCAAACCAGTCAATACACGAATGCGGCGTCTGGTTGCGCAAATTAAAATATCTGCTGATTCACTAGATTCCCTGCATTTTGCGGTGGAATGGCATCAGAGAAATACAGGAGAAAGCAATCTCCTTGGTGAATCCAATGAGCTTACCTCCTCACCGTTGCTCGGTATCGTCTCTTTTCAACAATGGAATGAAAGAACGGGTGAGGCACAACTGGGCTATATTCTGGATCGTCCTTTTTGGGGACAGGGGCTGGCTACAGAAGTGGTGGGAGAAATGCTGAATTTTGGTTTCGGATCTTTGAAGCTCAAGCGGATCGAAAGTCGTTGCCAAGAGGATAATCAGGCTTCCATGCGCGTACTTATTAAAAATAAGATGCGCCTGCTGCGTACAATTGGTGCTTATGATCCCTCAGGAGAGGTGCCGAGTGTATTGGTATTTTCGATGAACCAAGGGGATTATGCATAG
- a CDS encoding metallophosphoesterase family protein yields the protein MDRIAVISDIHGNWPACEAVLEDIASRGISRVFCLGDLIGKGPSPCEVLDAVRQRCEVVVRGNWDELVSITDDLNFSWQAERLGAERVQYLAQLPFHYDFRMSGRRIRLVHASPQSVYHRVQPWDEPEKRLAMFDPLAEENGKVAFAPDVVGYGDVHNAFIQHFQGKTLFNVGSVGNPLDVTQASYCILEGEMGEEQPTSFSIHFVRVPYDIELAVKQAEEAAVPSLPYYIRELRTGIYRGIQDLD from the coding sequence ATGGATCGTATTGCTGTCATTTCAGATATTCATGGCAATTGGCCTGCCTGTGAGGCGGTGCTGGAGGATATTGCTTCCCGAGGCATTAGCCGTGTGTTTTGTTTGGGGGATCTGATCGGCAAAGGGCCTAGCCCGTGCGAGGTTCTGGATGCTGTCCGTCAACGTTGTGAAGTGGTCGTGCGGGGGAATTGGGATGAGCTGGTTAGTATTACGGATGATCTCAATTTTAGCTGGCAAGCCGAACGCTTGGGGGCAGAACGAGTGCAGTATTTGGCACAGTTACCGTTTCATTATGATTTCAGAATGAGCGGACGCCGTATCCGTCTGGTGCATGCCTCGCCGCAAAGTGTATATCACCGTGTGCAGCCATGGGATGAGCCGGAAAAACGGCTTGCCATGTTCGATCCGTTAGCAGAAGAAAATGGAAAAGTTGCTTTTGCTCCAGATGTTGTGGGATATGGTGATGTGCACAATGCTTTTATCCAGCATTTTCAGGGAAAAACCCTTTTTAACGTCGGCAGTGTCGGGAATCCGTTGGATGTTACGCAGGCTTCCTACTGCATTTTAGAGGGTGAGATGGGAGAGGAGCAGCCTACGTCCTTCTCCATTCATTTTGTACGTGTACCTTATGATATAGAACTGGCGGTAAAACAAGCGGAGGAAGCTGCTGTGCCTTCTTTGCCGTATTATATTCGAGAGCTGCGCACAGGAATTTACCGCGGGATTCAGGACCTGGATTAA
- a CDS encoding metallophosphoesterase, with protein sequence MEKTPHTRRESQDGPHQGAAIPPGSSRRSISNEPANPSRRHFLKKAALATAGTALLAGGYASLWEPNHLEITRFNLTLPRLPSAFDGIRVVHFSDVHLGFHMDEQDLRELADRIAGLKPDLLCFTGDIVDDYAVSMKAAVPVMASMHATLGKFAILGNHDYRGLPAGVQELYPKTGFTLLRNEHAIVELAGQRVAMVGLEDNIMGKPNPQRAIHGLPDEMCKLLLMHEPDYADVAAQMSFDLQLSGHTHGGQVRLPVIGAPMPPPGGRKYIQGLFHVGTERMPLYVSRGIGMTHLPIRVLCRPELSVITLKSGQ encoded by the coding sequence ATGGAGAAGACGCCGCACACCCGCCGCGAGAGTCAGGATGGCCCGCATCAGGGGGCCGCTATCCCTCCCGGTTCTTCGCGGCGTTCCATTTCAAATGAACCAGCCAATCCTTCGCGCCGTCATTTTTTGAAAAAGGCGGCTTTAGCCACAGCCGGAACCGCGCTTCTGGCTGGAGGATATGCTTCCTTATGGGAGCCTAATCATTTGGAAATTACACGCTTCAACTTGACTCTCCCTCGTCTTCCGTCTGCTTTTGACGGAATCAGGGTCGTACATTTCAGTGATGTGCACTTGGGTTTTCATATGGATGAGCAGGATCTGCGCGAGCTTGCGGACCGGATCGCAGGTCTGAAGCCAGATTTGCTCTGTTTTACAGGCGATATTGTAGATGACTATGCAGTATCCATGAAGGCTGCTGTTCCAGTTATGGCTTCGATGCACGCCACACTTGGCAAATTTGCTATTCTGGGCAATCATGATTATAGAGGCTTACCAGCCGGAGTTCAGGAATTATACCCGAAAACCGGATTTACGCTGCTGAGAAACGAGCATGCGATTGTAGAGCTTGCGGGACAGCGTGTAGCCATGGTCGGTTTAGAGGATAACATCATGGGCAAGCCCAATCCGCAGCGTGCCATTCACGGGCTACCTGATGAGATGTGCAAGCTGCTGCTGATGCATGAGCCGGACTATGCAGATGTAGCGGCGCAAATGTCCTTTGATCTTCAACTGTCGGGGCATACGCATGGAGGACAGGTACGCTTGCCGGTCATTGGAGCACCAATGCCGCCTCCGGGTGGACGCAAGTACATCCAGGGGTTATTTCATGTGGGAACAGAGAGAATGCCGCTGTATGTCAGCCGAGGCATTGGCATGACACATTTGCCGATTCGCGTGCTGTGCAGACCAGAGCTTAGTGTCATTACGCTAAAATCCGGCCAATAG
- a CDS encoding aminoglycoside N(3)-acetyltransferase, which translates to MTVQPITNRPVTRSDVMKGLKELGVRSGMTLLVHSSMRSFGRFVPGGASAILAALTEAVGPEGTLVMPTQSHDLTDPSTWMNPPLDESWWELVREEMPAYNPAWTLTGGMGIIVEAFRGLPGTKRSGHPHVSLAARGPAALGLLTDHQLNYGLGEHSPLAKLYEADAYVLLLGCGHDSNTSLHLAEYRTAYNGREVITHQAPMIVDGAKAWVSFQDFNITSDDFEKLGLDFERDCPSAFTRVNIGEASCFFARQRDLVDYAEQWLSTHR; encoded by the coding sequence GTGACTGTGCAACCGATAACGAATCGACCTGTCACTAGGTCGGATGTCATGAAGGGATTAAAGGAGCTGGGAGTTCGGAGCGGCATGACATTGCTTGTTCACTCGTCGATGCGCAGCTTTGGGCGCTTTGTTCCAGGCGGAGCCTCGGCCATTCTTGCCGCGCTAACCGAAGCGGTTGGCCCGGAAGGGACGCTGGTGATGCCGACACAGTCTCATGACTTGACTGATCCTTCGACCTGGATGAACCCGCCTCTGGATGAGTCATGGTGGGAACTGGTACGCGAGGAAATGCCCGCTTATAATCCGGCCTGGACGCTGACCGGGGGGATGGGCATCATTGTAGAAGCGTTCCGTGGCCTGCCGGGAACCAAGCGCAGCGGGCATCCGCATGTTTCTCTGGCGGCACGTGGACCTGCTGCTTTGGGATTACTGACAGATCATCAGCTCAACTATGGGCTGGGTGAGCATTCGCCCTTGGCAAAGCTGTATGAGGCAGATGCCTATGTGCTGCTGTTGGGCTGCGGACATGACAGCAACACGTCCTTGCATTTGGCGGAATATCGAACAGCCTATAATGGACGAGAAGTGATCACGCATCAAGCTCCTATGATAGTGGATGGAGCAAAAGCGTGGGTATCTTTTCAGGATTTTAATATTACCTCAGATGACTTTGAGAAGCTGGGACTTGATTTTGAACGGGACTGTCCCTCAGCTTTTACGCGAGTGAACATTGGAGAGGCTTCATGTTTTTTCGCGAGGCAACGTGATTTGGTAGACTATGCGGAGCAGTGGTTGTCCACCCATCGCTAA
- the sdhB gene encoding succinate dehydrogenase iron-sulfur subunit, producing MSEQAVKSNKTVKFVVTRQADPKASPYTEEFELAYRPGMNVISALMEIQRNPVDSHGKETAPVCWESNCLEEVCGACSMVINGKPRQACAALVDKLEQPITIAPMSTFPVVRDLVIDRSRMFNALKKVKAWIPIDGTYDLGPGPRMAEKKRQWAYELSKCMTCGVCLEACPNVNEKTTFIGPAAISQVRLFNSHPTGEMNQEERLEALMTDDGLEGCGNSQNCVRSCPKGIPLTTSIAEMNKETTKHMFKRWLTV from the coding sequence ATGTCGGAGCAAGCAGTGAAGTCGAATAAAACAGTGAAGTTCGTTGTGACCCGTCAAGCTGATCCTAAAGCCAGTCCCTATACGGAAGAATTTGAATTGGCTTATCGTCCGGGGATGAATGTGATTAGCGCGCTGATGGAAATTCAGCGTAACCCGGTGGACAGCCACGGTAAAGAGACGGCCCCGGTATGCTGGGAGTCGAATTGCCTGGAGGAAGTATGCGGAGCATGCTCCATGGTGATTAACGGCAAGCCGCGTCAGGCTTGTGCAGCGCTCGTCGATAAGCTGGAGCAGCCGATTACGATCGCGCCGATGAGCACGTTTCCGGTAGTTCGGGATTTGGTCATCGACCGTAGCCGGATGTTTAACGCGCTCAAGAAGGTCAAAGCGTGGATTCCGATTGACGGTACCTACGATCTGGGCCCTGGTCCTAGAATGGCAGAGAAAAAGCGTCAGTGGGCGTATGAGCTGTCCAAGTGCATGACCTGCGGTGTCTGTCTGGAAGCTTGCCCGAACGTCAACGAGAAGACGACGTTCATCGGACCTGCGGCGATATCTCAGGTTCGCCTGTTTAACAGCCATCCGACAGGGGAAATGAATCAAGAAGAGCGGCTGGAGGCGTTGATGACGGACGATGGGCTGGAAGGATGCGGGAACTCGCAAAACTGCGTACGTTCTTGCCCGAAAGGCATTCCGTTGACAACTTCTATTGCCGAAATGAATAAGGAAACGACCAAGCATATGTTCAAGCGCTGGCTGACTGTATAG
- the sdhA gene encoding succinate dehydrogenase flavoprotein subunit, which produces MAASNIIVVGGGLAGLMATIKAAEAGVHVHLFSLVPVKRSHSVCAQGGINGAVNTKGEGDSPWIHFDDSVYGGDFLANQPPVKAMCEAAPGIIHLMDRMGVMFNRTPEGLLDFRRFGGTQHHRTAFAGATTGQQLLYALDEQVRRWESAGLVTKYENWEFLQAVLDDEGICRGICGQDLRTMEVKTFAADAVILASGGPGIIFGKTTNSVINTGTAAGAVYQQGVRYANGEFIQIHPTAIPGDDKLRLMSESARGEGGRIWTYKDGKPWYFLEEKYPAYGNLVPRDIATREIFSVCVDDGLGINGENMVYLDLSHKDPKELDVKLGGIIEIYEKFVGDDPRKIPMKIFPAVHYSMGGMWVDYNQMTNIPGLFAAGECEFQYHGANRLGANSLLSAIYGGMVAGPKAVEYIKGLKKSAQDIATSVFDAAVHQQTEKYERILHMDGKENAYVLHKELGEWMTNNMTVVRYNDKLEATIHKIKELKERYSNININDASRWNNAGAAFTRQLWNMMELAEAMTKGALLRNESRGAHYKPDFPDRNDEDFLKTTIADWTPEGPQISYEAVDVSLIKPRIRDYSKNK; this is translated from the coding sequence ATGGCAGCATCCAACATTATTGTCGTGGGCGGCGGTCTGGCAGGTCTAATGGCTACGATCAAGGCGGCAGAGGCGGGAGTTCACGTTCATTTATTTTCTTTGGTTCCGGTCAAAAGGTCCCACTCCGTTTGTGCTCAAGGCGGCATCAACGGTGCGGTAAATACCAAGGGTGAGGGAGACTCACCCTGGATTCACTTTGATGATTCAGTCTATGGCGGGGACTTTCTGGCCAACCAGCCTCCGGTAAAAGCGATGTGCGAAGCGGCTCCGGGGATCATTCATCTCATGGACCGCATGGGCGTCATGTTTAACCGGACACCGGAAGGACTGCTGGACTTCCGCCGCTTCGGCGGTACCCAGCATCATAGGACCGCTTTTGCCGGTGCGACGACAGGACAGCAGCTTCTGTACGCTCTCGATGAGCAGGTACGGCGCTGGGAATCTGCGGGTTTGGTGACCAAGTACGAGAACTGGGAGTTTTTACAGGCTGTACTGGATGATGAAGGCATCTGTCGAGGGATTTGCGGGCAGGATTTGCGTACGATGGAAGTGAAGACTTTTGCGGCGGATGCAGTTATTTTGGCGTCTGGTGGCCCCGGGATTATTTTCGGTAAAACCACGAATTCCGTCATTAATACGGGCACGGCTGCCGGTGCGGTGTATCAGCAAGGCGTACGCTATGCGAACGGTGAGTTTATCCAGATTCATCCGACGGCTATACCAGGTGATGACAAGCTGCGTCTCATGTCCGAGTCGGCACGGGGAGAGGGCGGTCGTATTTGGACGTATAAGGACGGTAAGCCATGGTATTTCCTCGAAGAAAAGTATCCGGCTTACGGAAATCTGGTCCCTCGCGATATTGCGACACGTGAAATATTCAGTGTATGCGTTGATGATGGACTGGGTATTAATGGCGAGAACATGGTCTACCTTGATCTGTCACACAAGGACCCGAAAGAACTGGATGTAAAGCTGGGCGGCATTATTGAAATTTATGAAAAATTCGTCGGTGACGATCCGCGCAAAATCCCGATGAAAATATTCCCGGCTGTTCATTATTCAATGGGCGGTATGTGGGTCGATTACAATCAGATGACGAATATACCGGGCTTGTTCGCGGCTGGTGAGTGTGAATTCCAATATCACGGTGCGAACCGTTTGGGTGCGAACTCGTTGCTGTCAGCCATTTACGGCGGGATGGTGGCTGGACCTAAGGCTGTGGAATACATCAAGGGCTTGAAAAAATCTGCACAGGATATAGCTACCTCCGTATTTGATGCAGCAGTTCATCAGCAGACGGAGAAATATGAGCGTATTTTGCATATGGACGGAAAAGAAAATGCTTATGTTCTTCATAAAGAGCTGGGTGAGTGGATGACGAACAACATGACTGTGGTTCGTTATAATGACAAGCTGGAAGCCACGATCCACAAGATCAAGGAGCTGAAGGAGCGTTACTCTAACATTAACATTAATGACGCTTCGCGCTGGAACAATGCGGGTGCGGCGTTTACACGGCAACTGTGGAATATGATGGAGCTGGCTGAAGCGATGACCAAAGGTGCGCTACTGCGCAACGAAAGCCGCGGGGCCCATTACAAACCAGACTTTCCGGATCGCAACGATGAGGATTTCCTGAAAACAACGATTGCGGACTGGACACCGGAAGGACCACAAATCTCGTATGAAGCGGTGGATGTTTCGCTGATCAAGCCGCGTATTCGGGATTATTCCAAGAACAAATAA
- a CDS encoding succinate dehydrogenase cytochrome b558 subunit, whose translation MRGFYSRKLHSLLGVIPLALFFVEHLVTNFTAVEGGKEGFNRSVAFLNGLPLVIVLETLFIYLPLLFHGIYGLYIAYQADPNVKRFGYSRNWRFLFQRISGVITFVFIIWHVYDTRFQVALGNVTHEELGGVMHGIVTNPVYFILYLISVVSASFHFANGLWAFMVSWGITVGPRAQKVSSYICMTLFVVVSIGFIASLLAFRSAEFQETATALVQCGAFKQLL comes from the coding sequence ATGAGAGGATTTTATTCCAGAAAGCTGCATTCGCTTCTTGGCGTCATTCCGCTGGCTCTATTTTTTGTTGAGCATTTGGTGACGAACTTCACAGCGGTGGAGGGCGGCAAGGAAGGATTTAATCGCAGCGTGGCCTTCCTGAATGGTTTGCCACTGGTTATTGTGCTAGAAACGTTATTCATCTACTTGCCATTACTGTTCCACGGAATTTATGGCTTGTATATTGCTTATCAGGCTGACCCGAATGTCAAAAGATTCGGCTATTCACGTAACTGGCGCTTTCTGTTCCAGCGTATTTCCGGCGTCATTACGTTTGTATTTATTATCTGGCACGTATACGACACGCGCTTTCAGGTGGCTCTGGGTAATGTAACCCATGAGGAGCTAGGCGGAGTCATGCATGGCATCGTGACGAACCCGGTTTATTTCATTTTGTATTTAATCAGTGTCGTTTCGGCATCCTTTCACTTTGCTAACGGACTGTGGGCATTTATGGTCAGTTGGGGGATTACCGTGGGACCACGTGCGCAAAAAGTATCTTCTTATATCTGTATGACCCTGTTCGTGGTGGTGTCTATCGGCTTCATCGCTTCCCTGCTTGCATTCCGCAGTGCGGAATTTCAGGAAACGGCAACTGCCTTGGTGCAATGCGGCGCTTTTAAACAGCTACTATAA